The genomic stretch CTTAACTGCTCACGTTTTTGGCCAGCTTATACCCTCTTACACATTTCACTTGTCCATGTTTGTGTGCTTGCTGTACTTTTTTGGAAAGTTCTAAATCAGAACCCGGGACAACTCAAAGAAGCTGACACCGATTCTCGGTTTTCCAGCATAGGAGACTTAATGGAAGCCAGCCAGAGCCCAGACAGATTCTGTATTTACTGTGAGGTGAGCACTTCTTTAACCAGCACTGTTTGCTGACTAACATACTTTGattaagttaatttatttattgcattaaagTGGTTTTCTTTGGAGGATCATCAACCATTTTTGGATCATTAAATAAATcctacaattacaaaaaaaaaaaaaaaaatgatacatatatttacaaatatatatatatatagtattaaaTTGAATCAGATGTTTGTTAATAAGtattattaaacaatattacaataaaatacaaatttcaAAACTGCACAAGCTATTCTCTTTCAGCTAATTAAAGTGGACTATTGCAAACACTGCCGTCTGTGTGACATGTGCATCCAAGACTACGACCACCACTGCCTCTTCCTCAATCAATGTGTGGGACGGGACAATCACCGCATCTTCGTCCTCTTCATCATGTCCATGGTAATGGCTCATGTCATCTTCATCCTCAGTGCCGTTTACTACCTCTACCTGAAACTCTCAGGCTTGCAGCTGTCTGACTGGGGCTCAATGGCGGGAAGAGAGGCCTGGGTCATCCTGCTAGCTCTGCTCAACATCCTCTCTCTGATCTGGGTGGGATGGTTGCTAGTTGAGCAGCTTGATGCCATTTCCTTGGGTACCACCACCTACTTTAGACGGTACGACCACAAGGGGCCTTCTAAAATACAACGTTTGGGAACAGTCCTCTCTTTTCTTCTTGAAGGAAAAAGAAGACAGGAGCACAGTCAGTCTTTTAGCATATAGAGACTTTAGAGACTTTTTGAAATTATAAAGCAACATCACAGTTTA from Ctenopharyngodon idella isolate HZGC_01 chromosome 13, HZGC01, whole genome shotgun sequence encodes the following:
- the si:ch211-223a10.1 gene encoding uncharacterized protein si:ch211-223a10.1 isoform X3; the protein is MHFSQRPKDLIPKDSYVMYFWVLLLPSLSGAAVLIIAAALGEYGGIFSAVLFPCMAKVILSQYHRLSSFQRLPNPVYLGTLTAGLIHSTACFLYKILPSFWPAYTLLHISLVHVCVLAVLFWKVLNQNPGQLKEADTDSRFSSIGDLMEASQSPDRFCIYCELIKVDYCKHCRLCDMCIQDYDHHCLFLNQCVGRDNHRIFVLFIMSMVMAHVIFILSAVYYLYLKLSGLQLSDWGSMAGREAWVILLALLNILSLIWVGWLLVEQLDAISLGTTTYFRRYDHKGPSKIQRLGTVLSFLLEGKRRQEHSQSFSI